In Naumovozyma castellii chromosome 1, complete genome, one DNA window encodes the following:
- the ASH1 gene encoding DNA-binding transcription repressor ASH1 (ancestral locus Anc_4.283), with amino-acid sequence MSATSIKNYSYNNNNNSNNNSNNSTTNPRSKLFFDDLLLPSLGPTNNHTHSAPILPSILLNNNPTECTLNILLQKKANTAPASPTHYPSSHFHFHQKNNSYSTITPQASPIFEKSQLTSSSSSSQFRPYSLPSPFNNTSKSPISPPIHLLDRLPKLTPTTSNTSHITLTPLRHLQLLPDPRIQENSYHYPDTSEPTPYWKDNIITWCKEKNYQEYKHIMNQKGSTPRMMKLSSILEPKDQFQNLSNNSWHYTTPVTPPMSPQHNSPNLVHESSYLRSRQTSMASDETDDESVASEEEQAEVQTAIEFTPFISEKLVQTIKKQKLISNRHKKTNSFKALEVKRLLDNRDILSINSKSKTPRTHRISKRHSIGAAANNLVKRIDYQNGITSARSSSNSTTPTSSGHTTPRSQSPKRSRSSSPHKSAKYYKFAVDAFSPSSTLSTPSSRSRSRSRSSSPSRSLHLKTPTQNENRSVTTTIRNSSPTKKSRRRSSGTTRHHHHTIQRKCVSCHSSDSPCWRPSWSKMKYDQLCNSCGLRFKKTHTRCLNESCLKIPTKGELSIMKANGMETQYVEARKASVEGYRCLFCNYITETTV; translated from the coding sequence ATGTCAGCAACTTCCATTAAGAATTATTCatacaataataacaacaacagcaacaacaacagcaacaacagcacTACAAATCCTCGTTCCAAACTATTCTTCGATGACTTATTACTACCATCGTTAGGTCCCACCAATAATCACACTCATTCAGCCCCAATTCTACCATCCATTCTATTGAATAACAACCCAACAGAATGTACATTGAACATCTTACTACAGAAAAAGGCAAACACCGCACCAGCATCACCAACACATTACCCATCTTCTCATTTCCACTTCCATCAGAAAAATAACAGCTATTCCACCATCACACCTCAGGCATCACCAATATTCGAAAAGAGTCAATTAACATCCtcctcatcctcatccCAATTTAGACCGTATTCTTTACCTTCACCATTCAATAATACTTCCAAATCACCCATTTCTCCACCAATTCATCTACTTGATCGTCTCCCCAAATTAACGCCAACCACATCCAACACATCCCACATTACTTTGACACCGTTGAGACACTTACAATTATTACCAGATCCaagaattcaagaaaattcCTACCATTATCCAGACACATCAGAACCAACACCATATTGGAAGGATAACATAATAACATGGTGCAAGGAGAAAAACTACCAGGAATATAAACATATAATGAATCAGAAGGGGTCCACCCCCCgtatgatgaaattatccTCCATATTGGAACCCAAAGatcaattccaaaatttatCTAATAACAGTTGGCATTATACGACACCTGTCACACCACCAATGAGTCCACAACATAACTCTCCCAATTTGGTACATGAATCATCTTATTTGAGAAGTAGACAAACCTCAATGGCATCGGATGAAactgatgatgaaagtGTGGcaagtgaagaagaacaagcAGAGGTGCAAACAGCCATTGAGTTCACTCCATTTAtaagtgaaaaattagtacaaacaataaagaaacaaaaattaatttccaATCGTCATAAGAAGACTAACAGTTTTAAAGCATTAGAAGTGAAAAGGTTATTGGACAATAGAGACATTCTTTCcattaattccaaatcGAAAACACCAAGGACTCATCGCATTTCCAAGAGACATTCCATTGGTGCAGCTGCAAATAACCTAGTGAAAAGGATTGATTATCAAAATGGGATCACTTCAGCCAGATCTAGTAGCAATTCCACTACTCCAACAAGTTCAGGTCATACGACTCCCAGATCACAATCACCTAAACGTTCACGTTCTTCCTCCCCGCATAAATCCGCCAAATACTATAAATTTGCAGTGGATGCATTTTCCCCATCATCAACACTATCCACACCTTCTTCCAGGTCCAGATCTAGATCCAGATCTTCTTCCCCCTCTCGTAGTCTCCATTTAAAGACACCAACGCAAAACGAGAACAGAAGTGTGACAACGACTATTCGCAATAGTTCACCAACGAAgaaatcaagaagaagatcatCCGGTACAACacgtcatcatcatcataccattcaaagaaaatgtGTCTCCTGCCACAGCAGCGATTCGCCATGCTGGAGACCATCCTGGTCCAAGATGAAATATGACCAATTGTGTAACTCGTGTGGGTTGAGGTTCAAGAAGACACACACTAGATGCCTCAACGAATCCTGTTTGAAGATCCCTACCAAGGGTGAACTAAGCATCATGAAGGCCAACGGCATGGAGACCCAGTACGTGGAAGCAAGAAAGGCCTCAGTGGAGGGTTACAGATGTCTGTTCTGCAACTACATCACCGAGACCACTGTATAG
- the MTR2 gene encoding Mtr2p (ancestral locus Anc_4.284) has protein sequence MNSMTNTSHQPEILQLFIKKILAHLDETDPSKLNSFLQLFNGTNCKIIFNATPFAQPMQFLQMWQEGVVQTQHALNSVDFQVIPGSGTMVVNINSKVRFDESGRDKMGQDSLLDKGAPASSGRGRPIYGSYFGVSMQLVIDDRIFRNDFNGVISCFNYNMVYRPEDSLMRVQ, from the coding sequence ATGAATTCCATGACCAATACTTCGCACCAACCTGAGATATTACAACTTTTCATCAAGAAGATTCTAGCGCATCTCGATGAGACGGATCCCTCCAAACTAAATTCGTTCTTGCAATTATTCAATGGTACGAATTGTAAGATCATATTCAATGCGACCCCGTTTGCACAACCGATGCAATTCTTGCAAATGTGGCAGGAGGGAGTGGTGCAGACACAACACGCATTGAACAGTGTTGATTTCCAAGTGATCCCTGGCTCCGGCACGATGGTTGTGAATATAAACAGTAAAGTGCGTTTTGATGAGAGCGGGAGGGACAAGATGGGGCAGGACTCGTTGTTGGACAAGGGCGCACCTGCGAGCAGCGGGAGGGGCAGACCGATCTACGGATCTTACTTTGGAGTTTCGATGCAGTTGGTCATAGACGACCGGATCTTCCGCAACGATTTCAACGGCGTGATATCGTGCTTCAACTACAATATGGTGTACAGGCCCGAGGACTCGCTGATGAGGGTCCAATGA
- the FAT3 gene encoding Fat3p (ancestral locus Anc_4.285): MNANQEYFRGKTLLLSICALFTFTTFILIIVATAGSTANYKPLTNIYIGDADISHIKVTKVIPQIGPILTILGTALTAPNTTLEGIFGSLKAIADTPALTPLMTILSNAENVSSTMLSLTDLAPLAISGNPTENTKELVAMNGLVHDASDPNQMLQGLSALVLPSIESMNETIAQHDNSTQIVMALLQDSDDPLNSTESLQVLNGLSMADKAKMLPVFQIFQDTNNNTATLFALQELMSADPPIASSLATSLIETLQRALGSSDSNLNSTFNSLSAAVPDNMKSSLDAVRILLQSTNQPNDTLSILSDLIEQNITTSETAKKSFVQLTNLLVHTSDPPMVLRSVQSLALVPNVTKSNQQLDALQQMLEASSDQNSTISILSQLNQGLTPNSTTIQYIPSLFNLLSASSDPETTFSSLVTLTSWAQENPSTFVPIISILDDAQSVQIISEPQLVAMTPELLTFLGIPIHFRLSIFSLCKADINNEIISCTAPHAVQNMDFRAIVYASLMDSEFRPYLQALNITADKLHLDGKLQDREHEYVPSIKATLAMNLLAIIFSFFTLVITFVLMFVTRLVISKITWLSTLLLYLSVALFAGLGATVLTVVVQIIKSGTHHDNYGVVFKGGSAYFGLVWTAFALAVIAATLLLWACWKMRYAMGLLHQKSTVSDVEDGGEFVDKNTSGEKLVMATTDLTATTTAVTALASESLPSSSSNTEEDTNEKTVVA, from the coding sequence ATGAACGCCAACCAGGAATACTTCCGAGGGAAAACCCTCCTACTATCGATATGTGCTCTCTTCACATTCACTACGTTCATATTGATCATCGTCGCTACTGCAGGGTCCACTGCAAACTATAAACCATTGACCAACATCTACATCGGAGATGCAGACATCTCCCACATTAAAGTTACCAAGGTCATTCCTCAAATCGGCCCCATCTTGACTATTCTCGGTACCGCTTTAACCGCCCCAAACACAACTTTGGAAGGCATTTTCGGCTCGCTAAAGGCCATCGCTGATACTCCCGCTTTGACGCCATTGATGACTATCTTGTCTAATGCCGAAAATGTCTCGTCAACTATGCTTTCCCTGACCGATTTGGCTCCCTTGGCCATTAGTGGTAATCCTACGGAAAATACAAAGGAATTGGTGGCCATGAATGGGCTGGTACATGATGCATCGGATCCTAATCAAATGCTACAAGGTTTAAGCGCTTTGGTGTTACCATCCATTGAATCCATGAACGAGACTATCGCTCAACATGATAACTCTACACAAATTGTCATGGCTCTATTGCAGGATTCTGATGATCCATTGAACTCCACAGAATCTTTGCAAGTCTTGAATGGGTTGTCCATGGCTGATAAGGCAAAGATGTTGCCcgttttccaaatcttccaagatacaaataataacaCGGCAACTTTATTCGCTTTGCAAGAATTAATGTCCGCTGATCCACCAATCGCATCGTCCTTGGCTACCAGTCTCATTGAAACTTTGCAAAGAGCATTGGGTAGTTctgattcaaatttgaattccactttcaattctttatcCGCTGCCGTCCCTGATAATATGAAATCCTCGTTGGATGCTGTAAGAATCTTATTACAATCAACCAATCAACCAAATGATACGCTTTCCATTCTTTCTGATttaattgaacaaaatataaCAACTTCGGAAACTGCCAAGAAATCATTCGTACAATTGACTAATTTATTGGTTCATACTTCTGATCCACCAATGGTATTAAGATCAGTACAAAGTTTAGCTCTAGTACCCAACGTTACCAAGTCGAATCAACAATTGGATGCATTGCAACAAATGCTCGAGGCAAGTTCTGATCAAAATTCTACCATAAGCATCCTAtctcaattgaatcaaGGGTTAACTCCAAACAGTACTACCATTCAATATATCCCCTCGTTATTCAATCTATTGAGTGCATCTTCTGATCCAGAAACTACTTTCTCCTCCTTGGTGACCCTAACTTCATGGGCCCAAGAGAATCCATCCACTTTTGTCCCCATCATCTCCATCCTTGACGATGCACAATCAGTACAAATCATTTCAGAACCACAATTAGTAGCAATGACCCCTGAATTGTTGACATTCTTGGGAATCCCCATCCATTTCCGTCTATCCATCTTCTCTCTATGTAAGGCAGACATCAATAACGAGATCATATCATGCACAGCACCACATGCCGTCCAAAACATGGATTTCAGAGCCATAGTCTACGCAAGTTTAATGGATTCAGAATTCAGACCATATTTGCAAGCATTAAACATCACAGCAGATAAATTACATCTTGATGGGAAATTACAAGACAGAGAACACGAATACGTACCTTCCATAAAGGCAACTTTGgcaatgaatttattagcAATCATCTTTAGTTTCTTCACTTTAGTCATCACCTTCGTACTAATGTTTGTCACAAGATTAGTCATTAGCAAGATTACTTGGCTTTCCACCCTTCTACTATATCTAAGTGTTGCCCTATTCGCAGGTTTGGGTGCCACCGTCCTCACAGTCGTGGTACAAATCATCAAATCAGGGACTCATCACGATAACTATGGTGTCGTGTTTAAAGGTGGATCTGCATATTTCGGATTGGTTTGGACAGCATTTGCTCTAGCGGTCATTGCTGcaactttattattatggGCATGTTGGAAGATGAGATACGCTATGGGACTACTACATCAAAAGAGCACAGTATCAGATGTCGAAGATGGAGGAGAATTCGTGGACAAGAATACCAGTGGAGAAAAGTTGGTCATGGCTACTACAGATTTGACCGCTACTACCACTGCTGTCACTGCATTGGCAAGTGAATCATTGCCCAGCAGCTCCAGTAACACTGAAGAGGACACCAACGAGAAGACCGTCGTCGCATGA
- the PXA2 gene encoding ATP-binding cassette long-chain fatty acid transporter PXA2 (ancestral locus Anc_4.287), producing MSSPITSFYQKHRLSILRSSYIVLLFTTVYNANSGGTSSNSNAKRQRDKKKPERAQDEQDDDATLEPMEDLKSITTTSSTPPQKQQQQMTVADSPAPKDNDKLHQKTDFLWKLIVRDKKCAILFLTQATLLVIRTFLSLHVATLDGKLVSSLVKAQYPKFLRILLGQWMVLGIPASIINSLINYMTKLCSVTINRRISTFLLDKYLSNHHTFYAVAASTGSTSEIQDNLTKDIYTFSTNTSVLLNQLLKPMLDLLLCSFKLLTSSTNMMGEGTLALGLIVYISNSILKLFQPNFTKLTMKRASLESWFRSLHSNVHSNNEEIALLRGQNRELTNLDYSFYQLVLFLNREIKARALYDLATTFIIKYTWGAAGLVLCSIPIFFKDTTKALTTKGVDESDTTADFITNRRLLLIASSSIGRFVELKKNIQQLRGVGLRLNRFNDLLDANLAPKQQQMHEENNVIEYNDSLIKFENVPLITPANQVLVEELNFELKHGDHLLIIGPNGCGKSSLFRLLGGLWPIRKSEKSGVQTKLIMPNRTTAENECAIFYLPQKPYMGNRSTFREQVIYPDTIEQFEEKFQGDYEKGDQELTKILEFLELEDLVTENMSLLLAQRSITKKTSQLSKKGAFSGLLKSYKKEDFEDDDVDNDTGSNSLSIEPLMIDIRDAFNIRRNWSEELSIGVQQRLAMARMYYHKPRFAVLDECTSAVSPEMEQKMYQIAQDLGISLISVCHRTSLWHFHNYLLKFDGKGGYQFGHFDPSKRLQAEEKLRELNSLLDQNVPIWRKKLNDLQLARTSNIIRKSQSELNMLEGKARSRSGTPHPKTKVKGLVSTSLDNSNRPLSKKLITVSKNNGEDTISPMTKNSRKQKEREPSKFDRNLPNKNKK from the coding sequence ATGTCGTCCCCGATAACATCCTTCTACCAAAAGCACCGGCTCAGCATCCTAAGGTCCTCCTACATCGTACTTCTTTTCACAACTGTCTACAATGCCAATAGTGGAGGCACtagcagcaacagcaacgCCAAGAGACAAAGAgacaagaagaaaccaGAAAGGGCACAGGATGAACaggatgatgatgctaCGTTGGAACCCATGGAAGACTTGAAAAGCATCACTACTACTTCATCTACGCCGCCGCAGaaacaacagcagcaaaTGACAGTCGCGGACTCCCCCGCCCCCAAGGACAATGACAAGTTACACCAAAAAACTGATTTCTTATGGAAACTCATTGTTCGTGATAAGAAATGTGCCATTCTTTTCCTCACACAGGCAACTTTACTTGTAATAAGAACTTTCCTTTCATTGCATGTGGCTACATTGGACGGGAAATTGGTTTCATCATTGGTGAAGGCTCAATACCCCAAATTTTTAAGAATTTTACTAGGTCAATGGATGGTCCTCGGTATACCTGCAAGTATTATTAACTCGTTGATAAATTACATGACCAAATTATGCTCAGTGACAATCAATAGAAGAATTTCCACTTTCCTCTTGGATAAATATTTGTCTAATCATCACACTTTCTACGCAGTCGCTGCATCCACAGGTTCAACATCTGAAATTCAAGATAATTTAACAAAGGATATCTATACTTTCTCTACAAACACTTCTGTCCTTTTGAACCAATTATTGAAGCCAATGTTGGATCTTTTACTTTGTTcctttaaattattaacttCAAGCACAAATATGATGGGAGAGGGGACATTGGCTCTGGGATTGATAGTTTacatttccaattcaatcttgaaattgttccaaCCAAATTTTACTAAATTGACAATGAAGAGAGCATCATTGGAAAGTTGGTTCAGATCATTACATTCCAACGTCCattccaataatgaagaaattgcaCTGTTAAGAGGACAAAATAGAGAATTGACTAATTTGGATTACTCATTCTATCAATTGGTATTATTCTTAAATAGAGAAATTAAAGCAAGAGCATTGTATGATTTGGCAACCACTTTCATTATAAAATACACTTGGGGTGCGGCTGGACTAGTTCTTTGTTCCATaccaattttctttaaggATACTACAAAGGCATTGACTACTAAGGGAGTGGATGAATCAGATACTACTGCAGATTTTATCACCAATAGAAGACTTTTATTAATTGCTTCCAGTTCCATTGGTAGATTCGtggaattaaagaaaaacattCAACAACTTCGTGGTGTTGGCTTAAGATTGAATAGGTTCAACGATTTATTAGATGCAAATTTGGCACCAAAGCAACAGCAAATGcatgaagaaaataatgtcATCGAATACAATGACTCTTtaatcaaatttgaaaacgtGCCGCTCATTACCCCTGCAAACCAAGTATTGGTTGAGGAactaaattttgaattgaaacatGGTGATCACTTGTTAATCATTGGACCCAATGGATGTGGGAAATCATCACTGTTCCGTTTATTGGGAGGTTTATGGCCCATAAGGAAAAGTGAGAAATCTGGAGTACAAACAAAATTGATAATGCCCAATAGAACTACAGCTGAAAATGAATGTGCTATATTTTATCTCCCACAGAAACCTTACATGGGAAATAGATCCACATTTAGAGAACAGGTCATTTATCCAGATACCATTGAGCAATTTGAAGAGAAGTTCCAAGGTGATTATGAAAAAGGTGATCAAGAATTGACaaaaatcttggaattcTTAGAGCTAGAAGATTTAGTGACGGAAAATATGTCATTATTGTTAGCACAAAGGTCAATCACAAAAAAAACATCCCAACTCTCTAAGAAAGGAGCATTTTCTGGACTATTAAAGAGTTATAAAAAGGAAGactttgaagatgatgatgtaGACAATGATACCGGTTCTAATTCTTTGTCCATTGAACCATTAATGATCGATATTAGAGACGCTTTtaatattagaagaaattggtcCGAAGAACTATCTATTGGTGTCCAACAAAGATTAGCCATGGCAAGAATGTATTATCATAAACCAAGATTCGCCGTATTAGATGAATGCACATCGGCAGTATCACCTGAAATGGAACAAAAAATGTACCAAATTGCTCAAGATTTGGGAATATCTTTGATTTCAGTGTGTCACAGAACCAGTTTATGGCATTTccataattatttattgaaatttgatgGTAAAGGTGGTTATCAGTTTGGTCATTTCGATCCTTCAAAAAGATTGCAagctgaagaaaaattaagagagttgaattcattattagatCAGAATGTTCCCATTTGgagaaagaaattgaatgacCTTCAGTTGGCAAGAACGTCAAACATTATCCGTAAATCACAAAGTGAATTGAATATGTTAGAAGGAAAAGCACGTTCAAGAAGTGGTACACCACATCCAAAAACAAAGGTGAAGGGTTTAGTATCAACTAGTTTGGATAATTCAAATAGACCACTATCGAAAAAACTTATTACTGTTTCCAAGAACAATGGAGAAGATACCATCTCCCCCATGAcaaaaaattcaagaaagcAAAAGGAGAGAGAACCTAGTAAATTTGATAGAAATTTGCctaataagaataaaaagTAG
- the HYM1 gene encoding Hym1p (ancestral locus Anc_4.289): MFKKYKNQDLDVGFWWKKSPKTPSDYVKLLTEQLTKISSLSSATDVKKKGQEDCSKYLIGLKHFILGDTEPRPTTEAIDELYMAILRSDLFFHLLSHFQDLEFEARKEVMLIFAICLNYSKDNKLVAVDYFISQPRTINLMLRTVELSLQQNGSQDIFLVTGNMILECIKYEQLCRIILKDPQLWKFFDFARLANFEMSTESLQIINSAFTTHVKLVAKEFFINSNNVAKFIKYINRLMTHGSYVTKRQSTKLLASLVVMRSQNLLMNAYINQPENLKIIMTLMTDKSKNLQFDAFNIFKVMMANPKKQKPIQDILMKNREKLLMYFETFGLDIQDPMFMNERAFIIQEIENIPRLVQSSNSENNTINASNGGIGNNSNNGSNLSSSMNNINNTSSSPAKYSMTASTETTPGALSKTNSSHSNHRLPGFQEMK; this comes from the coding sequence ATGTTCAAGAAATATAAAAACCAGGACCTGGATGTGGGATTTTGGTGGAAGAAATCACCAAAGACGCCCTCCGATTACGTTAAGTTGCTAACCGAACAACTAACTAAGATATCGTCCTTATCTTCCGCAACAGATGTGAAAAAGAAAGGTCAAGAAGATTGTTCCAAGTATTTAATTGGATTAAAACACTTTATATTAGGTGATACCGAACCGCGTCCCACCACAGAAGCCATTGATGAGCTGTATATGGCCATACTCCGCAGTGATCTGTTTTTTCATCTATTATCCCATTTCCAAGATCTGGAATTTGAGGCTAGAAAAGAAGTTATGCTTATCTTTGCAAtttgtttgaattattctaaagataataaattaGTGGCGGTTGATTACTTTATATCTCAACCAAGAACAATCAATTTAATGTTGAGAACAGTGGAATTATCACTACAGCAAAATGGGTCACAAGATATATTCTTAGTTACAGGGAACATGATATTAGAATGTATCAAATATGAACAATTGTGTAGAATTATCTTAAAGGATCCTCAATTATGGaaattttttgattttgcCAGACTGGCAAATTTCGAAATGAGTACTGAATCTttacaaataataaattctgCCTTTACTACTCATGTGAAACTAGTTGCCAAggaattcttcattaattcaaataatgttgcgaaatttatcaaatacaTCAATAGATTAATGACTCATGGAAGTTATGTGACGAAAAGACAAAGTACAAAACTACTAGCTTCTTTAGTAGTTATGAGATCTCAGAACTTACTTATGAACGCATATATAAACCAACCAGAAAATCTAAAAATTATAATGACTTTAATGACAgataaatccaaaaatttgCAGTTTGACGcattcaatatatttaaagTTATGATGGCCAAtccaaagaaacaaaaaccGATCCAAGACATACTAATGAAAAATAGAGAAAAATTGTTAATgtattttgaaacttttggTCTAGACATTCAGGATCCAATGTTTATGAATGAAAGGGCGTTTATTatccaagaaattgaaaatatacCAAGACTGGTCCAATCTTCAAATAGCGAGAATAATACTATTAATGCTAGTAATGGCGGTATTGGtaataattccaataatggGTCAAATCTTTCTAGTTCCATGaataatatcaataatACGAGTTCATCTCCAGCAAAATATAGCATGACTGCCTCGACAGAGACGACTCCAGGAGCACTAAGTAAAACGAACAGCAGCCACAGTAACCATCGCTTACCAGGGTTCCAAGAAATGAAGTAG
- the NCAS0A02700 gene encoding uncharacterized protein, translating into MVCLTFTNTTFISNILTQLTSIQSTDHIIFMASQSGSFWQYLAGIFANSATDEGEKKELEEEEDDIFEREDTLEEKVEKEVRRVFDENYNEPQLVTKIQEGTWLFNDYYKCTVSSNPILTNICHDMKALGEFAFIPNDSPAEPSVPNTDTSSSTKRKPVLIIRGPYASQTPSLIMFGQENHQLNSANLQPLVEKYGGSSKVRDVLLAETRHLSLKKLECEPSYDEENDQPSIHYDFFEGYMDLIPPVFFIGFNHSRSEFICANMIYNIYFDLKEGLGAPTALEVSRVVNKIDTDIVWQLHSYDYHQEGQERYLLVAIIILGSITFMLNAIFTNDARNCFETLQKFEFIENPQEKNIYFRFVSKDAKLDLIKIARKGDSKENCAMPDAHNSRDSSVSSIDTIPSF; encoded by the coding sequence ATGGTATGTTTGACCTTTACGAATACAACAtttatttccaatattCTAACCCAACTAACAAGCATCCAAAGCACCGATCACATTATATTCATGGCTTCTCAATCGGGCTCTTTCTGGCAATACTTAGCCGGTATCTTTGCAAACTCTGCCACTGATGAGGGGGAAAAAAAAGAACtggaagaggaagaggatgatatttttgaaaggGAAGACACTTTAGAAGAGAAAGTAGAGAAAGAGGTTAGAAGGGTATTTGACGAAAATTATAATGAACCTCAATTGGTAACTAAAATACAAGAAGGGACCTGGCTATTCAACGATTATTATAAATGTACTGTTTCATCCAATCCAATACTCACCAATATATGTCATGACATGAAGGCATTAGGTGAGTTTGCATTTATTCCAAACGATTCTCCCGCTGAACCTTCCGTACCCAACACTGACACATCCTCCTCCACAAAGAGGAAACCGGTCCTTATTATCCGTGGACCCTATGCTTCTCAAACACCATCTTTGATTATGTTTGGACAGGAAAATCATCAACTCAACTCTGCAAACTTACAGCCTTTGGTGGAGAAGTATGGAGGTAGCTCTAAAGTTCGTGATGTCCTTTTGGCGGAAACAAGGCACCTTTCTCTAAAGAAGCTTGAATGTGAGCCCAGTTACGATGAGGAAAATGATCAGCCAAGTATCCATTatgatttttttgaagGTTACATGGATTTGATCCCGCCCGTTTTTTTTATTGGATTTAATCACTCCAGAAGCGAGTTTATATGTGCCAATATGATTTATAACATTTATTTCGACTTAAAGGAGGGACTTGGGGCTCCCACGGCACTAGAAGTCTCAAGAGTGGTAAATAAAATCGATACCGATATTGTTTGGCAATTGCACTCCTATGACTACCACCAGGAAGGACAGGAAAGGTATTTATTGGTCGCAATTATTATACTGGGAAGCATCACATTTATGCTGAATGCAATCTTCACTAATGACGCAAGAAATTGCTTTGAGACTTTGCAAAAATTTGAGTTCATAGAAAACCCAcaggaaaaaaatatttattttagGTTTGTAAGTAAGGATGCTAAATTAGATCTGATCAAAATAGCCAGAAAAGGTGATTCCAAGGAGAATTGTGCTATGCCGGATGCGCATAACTCAAGGGATAGTTCGGTTTCTTCCATTGATACGATACCGTCATTTTAG
- the CNB1 gene encoding calcineurin regulatory subunit B (ancestral locus Anc_4.292): MGAAPSRIVDNLLEDTNFDRDEIERLRKRFMKLDRDSSGSIDKNEFMSIPGVSANPLAGRIMEVFDADNSGDVDFQEFITGLSIFSGRGSKNEKLKFAFKIYDIDKDGLISNGELFIVLKIMVGSNLNDEQLQQIVDRTIMENDLDGDGHLSFEEFKSAIETTEVAKSLTLEYDV; the protein is encoded by the exons ATGGGTGCTGCTCCTTCTAGAATAGTGGACAATCTACTCGAGGATACAAACT TTGATAGGGATGAAATCGAACGattaaggaaaagattTATGAAATTGGATAGAGATAGTTCAGGTTCCATAgataaaaatgaatttatgAGTATCCCTGGTGTTTCAGCAAATCCACTAGCTGGACGTATAATGGAAGTATTTGATGCTGATAATAGTGGTGATGTCGATTTCCAAGAGTTTATTACAGGTTTATCTATATTTAGTGGGAGAGGAAGTAAGAatgagaaattaaaattcGCTTTCAAGATATATGATATAGATAAAGATGGATTAATATCTAACGGGGAACTATTTATTGTACTAAAGATTATGGTTGGGTCAAATCTAAATGATGAGCAGTTGCAACAAATTGTAGACAGAACTATAATGGAGAACGATTTGGATGGAGATGGACATCTAAGCTTTGAAGAGTTTAAAAGTGCCATTGAGACTACAGAGGTGGCTAAGAGCCTGACTCTTGAGTACGATGTATAA